A part of Maridesulfovibrio hydrothermalis AM13 = DSM 14728 genomic DNA contains:
- a CDS encoding BMP family lipoprotein — MLRVCLGKWLITVFVAMVIMCVAPEACFAKSFTVGFMASGTALDDDSFNGMTVAGLRKLQKEHDLKVEVHEGGFSSETILEGLNHLVERNSDIIVINTSTNYDVVLTFIKKHPELFFIINDIGVDGYPNVSSIVFGQRMGSYLVGALCGWQTATGKVGFIGGNENPVIMDFLCGFKQGLKASGRDIDLDVKFVRSGSSEKGFEDPRQANVLARCMYESGVDIIYAVAGLSGNGIIDAAAKTGNFVVGVDSDQDYMAKGTVLTSMMKRLDVAVYKEVLSVLNGEFVPGIKVYDLSNGGVGLTDMKYSRHLISEEILKNLKKLKDRLASGEIDLKCSDY; from the coding sequence ATGCTTAGAGTGTGTCTCGGTAAATGGCTTATAACTGTTTTTGTTGCGATGGTTATTATGTGTGTTGCACCGGAGGCTTGCTTTGCGAAATCTTTCACTGTCGGTTTTATGGCCAGTGGCACAGCTTTAGATGATGACTCCTTTAACGGGATGACAGTGGCCGGACTTCGGAAGTTGCAGAAAGAACACGATTTGAAGGTTGAAGTTCATGAGGGTGGATTTAGCAGTGAGACCATTTTGGAGGGACTTAATCACCTTGTGGAGCGTAACTCCGATATTATTGTTATTAATACTTCCACCAACTATGATGTTGTCTTAACCTTCATTAAAAAACATCCTGAATTATTTTTTATAATTAATGATATTGGAGTTGACGGCTACCCAAACGTTTCATCGATTGTTTTTGGCCAAAGGATGGGATCTTATCTGGTCGGTGCGCTTTGCGGGTGGCAGACCGCTACCGGAAAAGTCGGTTTTATCGGAGGAAACGAGAATCCGGTGATAATGGATTTTTTGTGTGGATTTAAGCAGGGACTTAAGGCTTCCGGTAGAGATATTGACCTCGATGTTAAATTCGTACGTAGCGGCAGCAGTGAAAAAGGTTTTGAAGATCCGCGGCAGGCAAATGTCCTTGCCAGATGTATGTACGAATCCGGGGTAGATATAATTTATGCTGTGGCCGGACTTTCCGGTAACGGGATTATTGATGCCGCAGCGAAGACAGGCAACTTTGTGGTGGGAGTTGATTCTGATCAAGATTATATGGCCAAAGGAACTGTACTGACAAGTATGATGAAAAGGCTTGATGTGGCTGTTTATAAGGAAGTTTTATCCGTTTTAAATGGTGAGTTTGTGCCGGGTATTAAAGTGTATGATCTGTCTAATGGCGGGGTTGGATTGACAGATATGAAGTACAGCAGACACCTGATATCTGAAGAGATTCTGAAAAATCTGAAAAAGTTGAAAGATAGGCTTGCATCTGGTGAAATTGATTTGAAATGTTCAGATTATTAA
- a CDS encoding YkgJ family cysteine cluster protein has protein sequence MESRLEEIIDSSLAHAYAMFEKHPEMKKWLRDMSFAVCSELSGVDPSHNLFPRLLAEKGIKCFEDNFSLIAEQVKTFDSSFQVACSTGCSYCCFSHITLMPQEAFNIALHLAQTCTEEDFTTLTQGCVLGASGFESGKPAEFAKKYFRPCPFLRSGKCSIYKVRPIVCRNWISSDLNACIASHRSKDKVSVPQNALIMIQKDLIFAGQKAYLSGQGINGSIASFLPLMEEILTDFEEAYAKWTTGGTLQGQILE, from the coding sequence ATGGAAAGCAGGCTTGAAGAAATTATCGACAGCTCTCTGGCTCATGCTTACGCTATGTTTGAAAAACATCCTGAAATGAAAAAGTGGTTGCGGGATATGAGCTTTGCTGTGTGTTCTGAACTAAGCGGAGTTGATCCAAGTCATAATTTGTTTCCACGGCTGCTGGCAGAAAAAGGTATAAAGTGCTTTGAAGATAATTTCAGCCTCATTGCGGAGCAGGTCAAAACTTTCGATTCCAGTTTTCAAGTGGCTTGTAGCACCGGGTGTTCATACTGCTGTTTTTCCCACATTACACTTATGCCGCAGGAAGCGTTCAATATAGCACTGCATCTTGCTCAGACCTGCACTGAAGAAGATTTTACCACATTAACACAAGGTTGTGTTCTAGGGGCTTCCGGTTTTGAAAGCGGAAAACCTGCGGAGTTTGCAAAAAAATATTTCAGGCCCTGTCCCTTTTTACGGTCCGGCAAATGCTCCATCTACAAAGTGCGGCCTATTGTCTGCCGTAACTGGATTTCAAGTGACCTTAACGCTTGTATAGCCAGTCACAGATCAAAAGATAAAGTCTCAGTGCCGCAAAATGCTCTAATCATGATTCAGAAGGATTTAATATTTGCCGGACAGAAAGCCTATCTTTCCGGGCAGGGAATCAACGGATCAATTGCCTCTTTTCTGCCTCTTATGGAAGAAATTTTGACCGACTTTGAAGAAGCGTATGCAAAGTGGACAACAGGTGGAACTTTGCAGGGACAGATTTTGGAATAA
- the hydF gene encoding [FeFe] hydrogenase H-cluster maturation GTPase HydF, whose translation MGADLENSSRLAIAIAGRSNVGKSSIIRALSGIGSDEVSPVAQEDEMYPLTRAEIHPLGPVTIYDTDAHVPGDDRARAIKDALYSVDVAVIVTDDSGIIDEERELTTLLLERGIPCVMVFNKADIRRPSLADMEFCGSRGIRFVATSTVDGRGIERLKKSIMALAPEENMLDPVLARDLMDKGDFVVCVVTEDPVSPKGRLGLPKSQVLREILDAGGIAVIVKEGELYQTISGHKRRPALVIADSQAVKKVLDIVPEDVSLTTFPILFARHKGNLEQLVQGANAIDGLRDGDKVLIVEACPHHPKAEDLGKEMIPARIAGYTGRNIIFESKTGCGLPLDLADYKLVVHCGACMADRADMLRRIRDCDRQQVPITNYGLAVAKVDGTLQRLIEPFFKDEVEEKKNLTGKINVYRGSNSRAMHLVVPAEIHPEKAVPFNLMYLFGDIEVTKKHIGFASLPFARGGQQKIRKFVAEHGYCFYKWPGRVLGADLGGLLEQEEDQPA comes from the coding sequence ATGGGTGCTGATCTTGAGAACAGTTCTAGGCTTGCCATCGCAATTGCAGGAAGGAGCAACGTAGGTAAGTCTTCAATTATTCGCGCTCTTTCAGGCATTGGAAGTGATGAAGTCAGTCCGGTTGCGCAGGAAGATGAAATGTATCCCCTGACTAGAGCGGAAATTCACCCGCTCGGGCCGGTTACCATATACGATACAGATGCACATGTTCCCGGAGATGATCGTGCCAGAGCTATTAAGGATGCCTTGTACAGTGTTGATGTGGCTGTAATCGTTACTGACGATTCCGGTATTATAGATGAAGAACGTGAACTGACCACTCTCCTGCTTGAACGGGGCATTCCCTGTGTAATGGTTTTTAATAAGGCTGATATCAGAAGACCTAGTCTTGCTGACATGGAATTTTGCGGTTCAAGAGGCATCCGTTTTGTTGCAACGTCCACCGTGGATGGTCGCGGGATTGAGCGGCTGAAAAAGTCCATAATGGCTCTTGCCCCTGAAGAAAACATGCTTGACCCTGTTCTTGCCCGTGATCTGATGGATAAGGGGGACTTTGTTGTCTGCGTTGTTACTGAAGATCCTGTTTCTCCTAAAGGACGGCTCGGGCTTCCCAAATCTCAGGTGCTGCGTGAGATTCTTGATGCCGGAGGTATAGCGGTCATAGTTAAGGAAGGGGAGCTTTATCAGACTATATCCGGTCATAAAAGGCGGCCTGCACTTGTTATAGCTGATTCACAGGCAGTAAAAAAAGTTCTGGATATTGTTCCTGAAGATGTTTCTCTGACAACATTTCCTATTTTATTCGCCCGTCATAAAGGGAATCTGGAGCAGCTTGTTCAAGGGGCTAATGCCATTGACGGTCTGCGTGACGGGGACAAGGTTTTGATTGTTGAAGCTTGTCCTCATCATCCCAAGGCTGAGGATTTAGGCAAAGAAATGATTCCGGCCCGTATTGCCGGATATACCGGACGCAATATCATTTTTGAATCAAAGACAGGGTGCGGCCTGCCTCTTGATCTGGCTGACTACAAGCTGGTCGTTCACTGCGGAGCCTGCATGGCTGACCGTGCTGACATGCTCCGGCGCATCAGGGATTGTGACCGCCAACAGGTTCCCATCACCAATTACGGTCTGGCGGTAGCTAAGGTCGACGGCACTTTACAGCGTTTGATTGAGCCTTTCTTTAAAGACGAAGTTGAAGAGAAAAAAAATCTGACAGGTAAAATCAATGTTTATCGGGGAAGCAATTCCAGAGCCATGCATTTGGTTGTCCCTGCCGAAATTCATCCCGAAAAAGCCGTACCTTTCAACTTAATGTATCTTTTTGGTGATATTGAGGTAACAAAAAAACATATAGGATTTGCATCGCTACCTTTTGCCAGAGGCGGGCAGCAGAAAATTCGCAAATTTGTTGCTGAACACGGGTACTGCTTTTATAAATGGCCGGGGCGTGTGCTTGGCGCGGATCTGGGAGGGCTGCTGGAGCAGGAAGAAGATCAACCTGCGTAA
- a CDS encoding Hpt domain-containing protein has product MTSGEKTGHSLFIINEDLKELIPHFVVHQFDELHQMESSLEAGNLEEVGRLGHSLKGAAANFCLDPLCRLGATIHDVSKLGMTDALGPLVQKYRTYLTELKVQVS; this is encoded by the coding sequence ATGACTTCCGGAGAAAAGACAGGCCATAGTCTGTTTATTATAAATGAAGATTTAAAAGAACTTATTCCGCACTTTGTTGTTCATCAGTTTGATGAACTGCATCAGATGGAAAGCAGCCTTGAAGCTGGCAATCTGGAAGAAGTCGGCCGGCTGGGACACAGCCTCAAAGGGGCTGCTGCAAATTTCTGTCTTGATCCGCTATGCCGGTTAGGGGCAACTATTCATGATGTTTCAAAGCTGGGTATGACCGATGCGCTTGGACCGTTGGTTCAGAAATACCGTACCTACCTTACTGAGCTTAAAGTTCAAGTCAGCTAA
- the trpB gene encoding tryptophan synthase subunit beta, translated as MADNTIVDANGFFGEYGGQYVPEPLIPILNELADTYNKFREDPDFRREFEYYLAKYSGRPTPLYLCSNLTKELGGAKIYLKREDLNHLGAHKVNNTIGQILLAKRMGKKKIIAETGAGQHGVATAATAALMGMKCTIYMGEVDVERQKLNVFRMRMMGAEVISAQSGQRTLKEAVDEALSAWVGQAEDTYYLLGSAVGPHPYPVMVRDFQSVIGKEAKQQCLEDEGRLPDVCIACVGGGSNAIGLFADFIDEEGVKLIGVEPSGRSLEPGQHAATLCLGKPGIMHGFNSYMLQDEAGEPAPVYSISAGLDYPSVGPEHSHLKDLGRAEYEHASDSEAIEAFFKLSQSEGIIPALESSHALAHAMKLAPQLGKDKIIVVNLSGRGDKDVGQIEEMISKGELSLP; from the coding sequence TGATAATACAATTGTAGATGCAAATGGTTTTTTCGGTGAATACGGTGGACAGTATGTTCCTGAGCCGCTCATCCCTATCCTGAACGAGCTGGCTGACACATATAATAAATTCAGAGAAGATCCTGATTTCAGACGTGAATTCGAATACTATCTTGCAAAGTATTCCGGCCGCCCCACTCCCCTTTATCTGTGTTCCAACCTTACCAAGGAACTCGGCGGTGCTAAAATTTACCTTAAACGTGAAGACCTCAACCATCTGGGTGCACACAAAGTCAACAATACCATCGGTCAGATTCTGCTGGCAAAACGCATGGGAAAAAAGAAAATCATCGCAGAAACCGGTGCTGGTCAGCATGGTGTGGCAACAGCTGCCACTGCGGCTCTCATGGGTATGAAATGCACCATTTACATGGGCGAAGTTGATGTTGAAAGACAAAAACTGAATGTTTTCCGCATGCGTATGATGGGCGCGGAAGTAATCTCCGCCCAATCAGGACAGCGCACCCTTAAAGAGGCTGTAGATGAAGCACTCAGTGCATGGGTCGGACAGGCTGAAGATACATATTACCTGCTGGGTTCAGCTGTCGGGCCGCACCCCTATCCGGTCATGGTCCGCGACTTTCAGTCTGTTATCGGCAAGGAAGCGAAGCAGCAGTGCCTTGAAGACGAAGGCCGTCTGCCTGATGTCTGTATCGCCTGTGTGGGCGGCGGTTCCAATGCCATCGGACTGTTCGCAGATTTCATCGATGAAGAAGGCGTAAAGCTCATCGGTGTGGAGCCTTCCGGACGCAGTTTAGAACCGGGCCAGCATGCTGCCACGCTTTGCCTCGGAAAACCCGGAATCATGCACGGCTTCAACTCCTATATGCTTCAAGACGAGGCCGGTGAACCTGCTCCTGTATACTCCATATCTGCCGGTCTTGATTACCCGAGCGTAGGCCCTGAACATTCTCACCTCAAAGATCTCGGCAGAGCTGAGTACGAACACGCTTCCGACTCAGAGGCAATAGAAGCATTCTTCAAACTTTCCCAGAGCGAAGGAATCATCCCCGCGCTTGAATCTTCCCACGCTCTGGCACACGCCATGAAACTGGCTCCTCAGCTCGGTAAAGACAAAATCATTGTTGTCAACCTCTCCGGAAGAGGCGACAAAGACGTTGGACAGATCGAAGAAATGATAAGTAAAGGCGAGCTAAGTCTTCCATAA
- a CDS encoding response regulator: protein MLNFFRIKYRVTLGLLLIWIAVMLPFGFIATDYHQEEALNSLKSKGEGIASLVAFSSGDAIVKYQNTRIEELVRSACTSSDIISCGVFTQSGELVSEFVDTGKSLSGDEVIYVEKRILKDGEYLGYVRVGVLKGSKTEVLGFILNSLIPALLCFVVLGGICVNFFLSRTFVSPVISLSRQASRITQGDFEEFDDEGRKDEVGDLARSLNSLARKFSLMNSDLEKQVAERTEDLTETNRKLSKEVEDRIKVQKHLNSVLDELSFAVKELEKAKEKAEKASKFKSQFLAMISHEIRTPMNAILGMGDLLLDTELDPEQLGYVEIFRGSGELLLKIINDILDFVQIESGQIDLVPVPFDPSRDVQSVCKSVAHSAHARDIEVICDVDQDVPAQVVGDPVRVRQILMNIVANAIKFTSSGEVDVRLSLEEAGDEYDRLLFTVRDTGIGIPEGKRGNIFESFVQADGSTTREHGGVGLGLAAASRLATLMDGEIWFESTRGKGSIFYFSIPFKKSVYEPHRSVADFSGIKVLLIDDNHTVREVLSRRLQTFGIDAVVAASGAEGLEYIKVADDRDDHFDLLVIDSEMPDMLGVDFLLKAQQKKILSGLVAIMFSAGCTEDERRNARVVGADYTLIKPVFDADLIRCLTAVLEVDNSKQDRDGTGLNVLLVEDNEDHRKILELFIMDTGAEVTTAVDGLKAVQLFSDHTYDLIFMDLELPVMGGVEAVTRMREFEQDGSRDRAVIVALAARTFRGHKDESNAAGCDGFISKPVKWETIRSTIAAVSRQNSLPQEIKFTE, encoded by the coding sequence ATGTTGAATTTTTTTAGAATTAAGTACCGGGTTACTCTCGGGCTGTTGCTTATCTGGATCGCGGTTATGTTACCGTTTGGGTTTATTGCAACGGACTATCATCAGGAAGAGGCGCTGAACTCCCTGAAATCAAAAGGGGAGGGGATTGCTTCTCTGGTTGCTTTTTCAAGTGGTGATGCAATTGTTAAATATCAGAATACTAGAATTGAGGAGCTTGTCAGAAGTGCCTGCACTTCATCTGATATTATTTCATGCGGAGTATTTACCCAGAGCGGAGAATTGGTCAGTGAGTTTGTCGATACAGGGAAAAGCTTGTCCGGTGATGAAGTCATCTATGTGGAAAAAAGGATTCTAAAAGATGGCGAATATTTAGGATACGTCAGAGTTGGTGTTTTAAAAGGGAGCAAAACGGAAGTACTGGGCTTTATATTGAATTCTCTGATTCCAGCCCTGTTGTGTTTTGTGGTTCTGGGTGGGATTTGCGTAAATTTTTTTCTAAGCCGGACTTTTGTATCTCCGGTGATCAGCCTTTCAAGGCAGGCTTCACGCATTACTCAGGGTGATTTTGAAGAGTTTGATGATGAAGGCAGAAAGGATGAGGTCGGAGATCTTGCCAGATCCCTTAATTCACTTGCCCGCAAATTTTCTTTGATGAATAGCGATCTTGAAAAACAGGTTGCCGAGAGAACTGAGGATCTGACAGAGACCAATCGCAAATTAAGCAAAGAAGTTGAAGATCGCATCAAAGTGCAGAAGCACCTTAACAGCGTTCTTGATGAGCTTTCTTTTGCCGTGAAAGAGCTTGAAAAAGCCAAAGAGAAAGCTGAGAAAGCCAGCAAGTTCAAAAGTCAGTTTCTGGCTATGATCAGTCATGAGATTCGCACCCCGATGAATGCTATTCTCGGCATGGGGGATCTTCTTCTGGATACTGAGCTTGACCCTGAACAGCTGGGCTATGTCGAGATTTTTAGAGGTTCCGGTGAATTGCTGCTTAAGATTATTAACGATATTCTTGATTTTGTTCAGATAGAATCGGGTCAGATCGACCTTGTTCCGGTTCCCTTCGACCCGTCGCGGGATGTGCAGAGCGTTTGTAAAAGTGTTGCCCATTCGGCTCATGCCCGTGATATTGAGGTTATCTGTGATGTGGATCAGGACGTGCCTGCTCAAGTCGTGGGAGATCCGGTAAGGGTGCGTCAGATTCTTATGAATATTGTTGCAAATGCTATAAAATTCACTTCCAGCGGTGAGGTGGATGTGCGTCTCAGTCTAGAAGAGGCCGGAGATGAATATGACAGGCTTCTTTTTACTGTGAGAGATACTGGAATAGGTATCCCTGAAGGTAAACGGGGCAATATTTTCGAAAGCTTTGTTCAGGCTGACGGCTCTACCACCAGAGAACATGGCGGAGTGGGGCTGGGGCTTGCTGCTGCTTCACGGCTTGCTACTTTGATGGACGGTGAAATTTGGTTTGAAAGTACACGGGGCAAGGGAAGCATTTTTTATTTTTCTATCCCGTTTAAGAAGTCAGTTTATGAACCGCATAGAAGTGTTGCCGATTTTTCAGGGATCAAAGTTCTGTTGATTGATGACAATCATACGGTTCGTGAGGTTTTGAGCCGGCGGTTGCAGACTTTTGGAATTGATGCTGTTGTCGCGGCAAGTGGAGCTGAAGGGCTTGAGTATATTAAGGTCGCTGATGATCGTGATGATCATTTTGACCTGCTGGTTATAGACAGCGAAATGCCGGATATGCTGGGGGTTGACTTCCTTTTAAAAGCACAGCAAAAGAAAATTCTTTCAGGGCTGGTTGCCATAATGTTCTCTGCCGGGTGTACAGAAGATGAACGCCGAAATGCCCGTGTGGTGGGAGCTGACTACACTTTGATCAAACCTGTTTTTGATGCCGACCTTATCCGCTGCCTTACAGCTGTTCTGGAAGTTGATAATTCCAAGCAGGATCGGGATGGAACCGGATTGAACGTGTTGCTGGTGGAAGACAACGAGGATCACCGCAAGATTCTTGAACTATTCATTATGGATACCGGAGCCGAAGTGACCACTGCGGTTGATGGGCTTAAGGCTGTGCAGCTTTTTTCCGACCATACATATGATCTTATCTTCATGGATCTGGAGCTTCCGGTAATGGGCGGTGTAGAGGCGGTAACCAGAATGCGTGAATTTGAGCAGGACGGCAGCAGAGATAGAGCCGTAATTGTTGCTCTTGCAGCTCGCACATTCCGTGGTCACAAGGACGAAAGCAATGCTGCCGGTTGTGATGGATTTATTTCCAAACCCGTTAAATGGGAAACGATCAGGTCCACTATAGCAGCTGTGTCCCGGCAGAACAGTCTGCCCCAAGAGATTAAATTTACGGAGTAA
- a CDS encoding bile acid:sodium symporter family protein yields the protein MVYAFCRFIERHFLLLAVTLSVAAFVEPALFIWLRPHIALCLGIIMFGMGLTLEFKDFVAAIKNYKAVGLGVVLQYTIMPALAVVLSSLLGLPQEALIGMVVVGACPGGTASNVIAHLAKANVALSVTMTMVSTCLAPVLTPLIIYAVLNQQIEIPLLPMVKSVFWIVIFPLVDGLILRRFLRSRIDSVIHIFPSVSIVVIAMLIACIIGLNHDMLATFPLLIFTAVVLHNLGGLAAGYGAGRIAGFPHRDCLTLAIEVGMQNSGLGVALAAKYFSAASALPAALFSLWHNISGATLVHMNRANAEIENSADAEVARN from the coding sequence ATGGTTTATGCTTTCTGCCGTTTTATTGAGCGGCATTTTCTTTTGTTGGCTGTTACTTTAAGTGTGGCAGCGTTTGTAGAGCCTGCATTGTTTATCTGGCTCAGGCCGCATATTGCTCTTTGTCTCGGAATTATTATGTTCGGTATGGGACTTACTCTTGAGTTCAAGGATTTTGTTGCTGCAATAAAGAATTATAAGGCCGTCGGGCTGGGGGTGGTTCTTCAGTATACGATTATGCCTGCACTGGCAGTGGTTCTATCTTCGCTTTTGGGACTGCCGCAAGAGGCTTTGATAGGGATGGTCGTTGTAGGAGCCTGTCCCGGAGGTACTGCTTCTAACGTGATTGCCCATCTGGCTAAAGCCAATGTGGCTTTGTCTGTGACTATGACTATGGTCTCTACATGTCTGGCCCCTGTTCTCACTCCGTTGATTATTTATGCTGTGCTCAATCAACAGATTGAAATCCCCTTGCTGCCTATGGTGAAATCCGTATTCTGGATAGTCATTTTCCCATTGGTGGACGGGCTTATTTTAAGACGTTTTCTGCGCAGTAGAATTGATTCGGTCATCCATATCTTTCCCTCGGTATCCATCGTGGTGATAGCTATGCTCATTGCCTGCATCATAGGTCTTAATCATGACATGCTGGCAACCTTTCCTCTGCTTATTTTTACCGCGGTGGTATTGCATAATCTCGGCGGTCTTGCAGCCGGTTACGGAGCTGGAAGGATAGCCGGATTTCCGCACAGGGACTGTTTGACCCTTGCCATTGAAGTTGGCATGCAGAACTCGGGGCTTGGCGTTGCATTGGCCGCAAAGTATTTCAGCGCGGCAAGTGCACTGCCTGCTGCTTTGTTCAGTCTCTGGCACAACATTTCGGGAGCGACTCTGGTCCATATGAACAGAGCAAATGCGGAAATTGAAAACTCTGCAGATGCTGAGGTTGCTCGGAATTAA